A stretch of Lathyrus oleraceus cultivar Zhongwan6 chromosome 6, CAAS_Psat_ZW6_1.0, whole genome shotgun sequence DNA encodes these proteins:
- the LOC127096889 gene encoding palmitoyl-acyl carrier protein thioesterase, chloroplastic translates to MAAVTNFTYSASPFLVRCCSMKENHHEQLNGNSSIRMNGSFRSPIKVESLSQTAEAAPTTLVENGQRQNIPTKKQLVDSHRQGLIVGVGYRQTVVIRSYEVGPDKTATLESILNLLQETALNHVWMSGLLSDGFGATHGMMKNDLIWVVSRMQVLIDYYPIWGEVLEIDTWVGASGKNGMRRDWLIRSQATGQIFARATSTWVMMNRKTRRLSKMPEEVREELAPWFISNQAIKEDAPEKIVKLNKEAKYTNSNLKPKRSDLDMNQHVNNVKYLRWMLETIPDQILESHQLSGIILEYRKECGSSDIVESLCEPEEDEIVVNGIIEPDYCTNLINGLSLASSDIINGGGVLSYLEHRPMKYTHLLQAKGEKQNEEIVRGKTTWKRKFTTCPFST, encoded by the exons CGGATGAATGGGAGTTTTAGGTCTCCGATAAAAGTCGAATCACTTAGTCAAACAGCTGAAGCTGCACCTACAACTCTTGTTGAAAACGGCCAACGACAGAACATACCGACAAAGAAGCAATTGGTTGATTCCCATCGTCAAGGTCTCATTGTTGGTGTTGGTTATAGACAGACCGTCGTCATTAGGTCCTATGAAGTCGGTCCTGATAAAACCGCAACACTTGAAAGCATCCTCAATCTTCTTCAG GAAACAGCATTGAACCATGTATGGATGTCTGGATTACTGAGTGATGGGTTTGGAGCAACACATGGAATGATGAAGAATGATCTCATATGGGTTGTTTCAAGAATGCAAGTTCTCATTGATTATTATCCCATCTG GGGAGAGGTACTTGAAATCGACACATGGGTTGGAGCATCGGGCAAGAACGGAATGCGACGCGACTGGCTCATAAGAAGTCAAGCCACAGGCCAAATTTTCGCCCGCGCAACAAG CACATGGGTGATGATGAACCGTAAAACAAGACGCCTCTCGAAAATGCCAGAAGAGGTGAGGGAAGAACTCGCACCTTGGTTTATTTCAAACCAAGCAATCAAAGAAGACGCTCCCGAAAAAATCGTCAAATTGAACAAAGAGGCGAAATACACGAACTCCAATTTAAAG CCTAAGAGAAGTGACTTAGACATGAACCAACATGTTAATAATGTAAAGTATCTAAGATGGATGCTAGAG ACCATACCAGATCAAATTCTAGAGAGTCACCAATTATCTGGAATCATATTAGAATATAGAAAGGAATGTGGAAGTTCAGATATAGTTGAGTCACTATGTGAACCTGAAGAAGATGAAATAGTAGTTAATGGAATTATTGAACCAGATTATTGCACAAATTTGATCAATGGATTATCATTGGCATCATCAGATATTATAAATGGTGGTGGAGTTTTGAGCTACCTTGAGCATAGGCCAATGAAGTATACACATCTTTTACAAGCTAAGGGAGAAAAACAAAATGAAGAAATTGTTAGAGGAAAAACTACATGGAAGAGGAAATTCACTACATGTCCATTTTCTACATAG